In the genome of Pseudomonadota bacterium, one region contains:
- a CDS encoding DUF2914 domain-containing protein — MIVLCLAIVFLSVPAASLAQEAVELSVDVAAICTSVSALEPVGFDESFPASVGKLFCFTRIVGNQVPTTITHVWYYGETERARVDLTVKSTEWRTYSSKIIQPQEIGSWHVDVLDSAGNVARTVQFTTTADSGATDAQVPDAGQPDETGSAD; from the coding sequence ATGATTGTTCTTTGCTTGGCTATTGTTTTTCTTTCTGTTCCCGCTGCATCGCTTGCACAGGAGGCCGTTGAACTAAGTGTGGATGTTGCCGCTATCTGCACGAGCGTTTCTGCCTTGGAGCCAGTAGGCTTCGATGAAAGTTTTCCGGCTTCCGTGGGCAAGCTGTTTTGTTTTACCCGGATAGTAGGTAACCAGGTGCCCACCACTATAACCCATGTTTGGTACTACGGAGAAACAGAGCGGGCCAGGGTAGATTTAACCGTAAAGTCAACAGAATGGCGAACTTATAGTTCAAAAATCATTCAACCACAAGAAATTGGGTCCTGGCATGTGGATGTGCTGGATTCTGCGGGTAATGTGGCAAGGACGGTCCAGTTTACTACCACTGCTGACTCCGGGGCAACAGATGCCCAAGTTCCCGATGCCGGGCAACCCGATGAAACTGGCTCAGCTGATTAG
- a CDS encoding MBL fold metallo-hydrolase → MEVTFYGAVREVTGSMHVITANSDKIMLDCGMFQGRRKDTVQKNKEFSFDPKSIVNLVLSHAHVDHCGRIPLLVKNGFTGRILCTRPTADVCAFLLADSAHIQESDANYLNYKTLRNTLLSKNNGKNKNHRKSEIASMLKTEGHKLNVEKIHDLIKEHDLEYISPLYTIEDAQNSLEHFDSYPYRTAFEIGRGITGVLYEAGHILGSAIPLIKINENGRIFRICYTGDIGRYDKPIIRNPCAAFPDEDKDIDLLIMESTYGDREHEDMEDVRPQLKKIINDTVERGGSIVIPAFAFGRTQELLYIIHELYHGGEVPRIPVYVDSPLATNITRVFGEHPEVYNQETVDTFLSNGDNPFSFKELKFVSSVDESMVLMKDETPHIVLSASGMCEAGRVLHHLRYKIHNPKNTILLVGFMAQNTLGRRIHDQGLEYEKSGRKGDPPILKFLNKEYPLKAHVVKLGAFSAHGDKNEMLRFLEDSKLKIKNIAVVHGEEDQSIAFADFLKDNGYSAFVPEKDYTLKLT, encoded by the coding sequence ATGGAAGTCACATTTTACGGAGCAGTTAGAGAAGTTACCGGTTCAATGCATGTTATAACAGCTAATTCCGATAAGATCATGCTTGATTGTGGAATGTTTCAGGGCCGCAGAAAGGACACTGTACAAAAAAATAAGGAATTCTCTTTTGACCCAAAATCTATAGTCAATCTTGTTCTTTCTCATGCTCATGTTGATCATTGCGGCAGAATACCGCTTTTGGTTAAAAACGGTTTTACCGGCCGAATCCTTTGTACAAGGCCAACTGCCGATGTCTGTGCCTTTCTTTTAGCCGATTCAGCCCACATCCAGGAATCTGATGCTAACTACTTAAACTATAAAACTCTTAGAAATACTTTACTGTCAAAAAATAATGGAAAAAATAAAAATCACAGAAAGTCCGAAATTGCTTCAATGCTTAAAACTGAAGGGCACAAGCTTAATGTCGAAAAGATACATGATCTTATAAAAGAACATGATCTTGAATATATTTCTCCTCTTTATACCATTGAAGATGCGCAAAATTCACTGGAGCACTTTGATAGTTATCCTTACCGTACTGCATTTGAGATCGGACGGGGAATAACAGGTGTATTGTATGAAGCCGGTCACATTCTGGGCTCAGCTATTCCTTTAATCAAGATAAATGAAAACGGGCGAATATTCAGGATTTGTTATACCGGTGATATTGGAAGATATGACAAGCCGATAATAAGAAACCCATGTGCCGCTTTTCCTGATGAAGATAAAGATATCGATCTTCTTATTATGGAAAGTACTTATGGTGACAGAGAACATGAGGATATGGAGGATGTAAGACCTCAACTGAAAAAAATAATAAATGATACGGTAGAGCGAGGCGGATCAATAGTTATCCCTGCTTTTGCGTTCGGAAGAACACAGGAGCTTCTTTATATAATTCATGAACTCTATCATGGTGGGGAAGTCCCCAGGATTCCGGTATATGTGGACAGCCCTCTTGCTACAAATATAACCAGGGTTTTCGGTGAACATCCTGAGGTTTACAACCAGGAGACAGTTGATACATTTCTTTCAAATGGTGATAATCCGTTTTCATTTAAAGAGTTAAAATTTGTATCTTCGGTTGATGAATCAATGGTTCTTATGAAAGATGAAACACCTCATATAGTACTTTCTGCTTCAGGCATGTGTGAAGCTGGAAGAGTGCTTCATCATCTCCGTTACAAAATTCATAACCCGAAAAACACAATTCTTTTAGTGGGCTTTATGGCCCAAAATACACTTGGGCGCCGAATCCATGATCAGGGGCTTGAATACGAAAAATCAGGAAGAAAAGGCGATCCCCCTATACTTAAATTCTTAAACAAAGAGTATCCTTTAAAAGCGCATGTTGTAAAATTAGGCGCATTCAGTGCTCATGGGGATAAAAATGAAATGCTGCGGTTCCTGGAAGATTCGAAACTTAAAATTAAAAACATTGCTGTTGTTCATGGTGAAGAAGATCAATCCATAGCTTTTGCCGATTTTTTAAAAGATAACGGATATTCCGCTTTTGTTCCCGAGAAAGATTATACACTGAAATTGACTTAG
- a CDS encoding DMT family transporter: protein MKPNCSELTFSAAMFAVLLCIIFGGNFVAIKVGLTGIGTFTLAALRFTIASICIALWAKITGQSFSLKKGQLLYIVILTATFFVQLSLFYIGMSKTNATHATLVSNFVPFFILILSHFFIPDDKITIKKFLGILLGFLAIVLLFFEKETGASSLKAGDLIILTVTFIWACNTVFIKRIINDFNPFQLVLYPMLFSLPLFFTEAFLLDERMLFDLNPKVIGALLYQAIMTASFGFVAWNYLLKNHGASSLHSFIFIVPIAGVVFGGFLLYEPITYHIIFALVLIASGILAVNYKSVKIPVFPFNKSM, encoded by the coding sequence ATGAAACCTAACTGTAGCGAATTAACATTTTCAGCTGCAATGTTTGCAGTTCTTCTTTGTATTATTTTTGGCGGAAATTTTGTTGCGATAAAAGTCGGCCTTACAGGAATAGGGACCTTTACTTTAGCTGCATTGCGCTTTACTATTGCATCGATTTGTATAGCATTGTGGGCTAAAATAACAGGGCAATCGTTTTCATTAAAAAAAGGCCAGCTCCTTTATATAGTTATTTTAACAGCTACTTTTTTCGTGCAGCTTTCACTTTTTTATATCGGAATGAGCAAAACAAATGCGACCCACGCAACGCTTGTATCAAACTTTGTACCGTTTTTCATACTGATTCTTTCACATTTTTTTATTCCGGATGACAAAATAACAATAAAGAAATTTCTTGGGATACTGCTTGGGTTTCTGGCTATTGTTTTGCTTTTTTTTGAGAAGGAGACAGGAGCATCCAGCCTTAAAGCAGGCGATCTTATTATTCTTACGGTAACTTTTATATGGGCTTGTAACACAGTTTTTATTAAAAGAATCATAAACGACTTTAATCCGTTTCAGCTTGTTTTATATCCGATGCTTTTTTCTCTGCCTTTATTTTTTACCGAAGCATTTTTGTTGGATGAAAGGATGCTTTTTGATTTAAATCCAAAGGTGATTGGGGCCTTATTGTATCAGGCTATTATGACCGCCTCATTTGGATTTGTTGCATGGAATTATCTTCTTAAAAATCATGGAGCATCTTCTTTGCATTCATTTATATTTATAGTTCCGATTGCCGGAGTTGTTTTTGGCGGATTTCTGCTTTATGAACCAATTACATACCATATAATATTTGCTCTTGTCCTGATTGCTTCGGGAATTCTGGCGGTGAACTATAAATCTGTTAAAATACCGGTATTTCCATTTAACAAGAGCATGTAA